Proteins found in one Pseudomonas mosselii genomic segment:
- a CDS encoding substrate-binding domain-containing protein: MFKRTVIAASLVAATLASAQSMAAVVGGGATLPENLYNGTSTLPRLLPADFSYTGVGSGGGKTAFLTNAPASINQPAGTNVDFAGSDSVLSASELSTYNSTKAATWGKLVQIPSVGTSVAIPYKKSGVTNLQLTGAQLCAVFSGTTTTWGQLLGSADTTPIKVIYRSGSSGTTELLSRFLADSCPSSFVVSSTFTTANVGSEPATWQAVAGSADVVNAVNATDGTIGYVSPDYVATGNNAVVARVSKNAMTAGTAPLPTAANARTALGTAVAPSSAADRADPSKWVPIFNAGGIVPTSGYPIVGYTNLLVGQCYQTAADATAVRSFLNDLYSGTKAATIAQHSFVSLPAAYAAEIKKVFLDNGYNEGTDIANASVCNGIGRL; the protein is encoded by the coding sequence ATGTTTAAGCGTACTGTGATCGCCGCCTCCCTGGTGGCTGCTACCCTGGCTTCGGCCCAATCCATGGCTGCTGTTGTCGGTGGCGGCGCCACCCTGCCGGAAAACCTCTACAACGGCACCTCGACCCTGCCACGCCTGCTGCCGGCCGACTTCAGCTACACCGGCGTGGGCAGCGGCGGTGGCAAGACGGCGTTCCTGACCAACGCACCGGCCTCGATCAACCAGCCGGCCGGCACCAACGTCGACTTCGCCGGCAGCGATTCGGTGCTGAGCGCCTCGGAGCTGTCGACCTACAACAGCACCAAGGCCGCCACCTGGGGCAAACTGGTACAGATCCCGTCCGTGGGCACTTCTGTTGCCATCCCTTACAAGAAGTCGGGCGTGACCAACCTGCAACTGACCGGCGCCCAGCTGTGCGCCGTGTTCTCCGGCACCACCACCACCTGGGGCCAGCTGCTGGGCAGCGCCGACACCACCCCGATCAAGGTGATCTACCGTTCCGGCAGCAGCGGCACCACCGAGTTGCTGTCGCGCTTCCTGGCTGACTCCTGCCCATCGTCCTTCGTGGTCAGCAGCACCTTCACCACCGCCAACGTCGGCAGCGAGCCGGCCACCTGGCAAGCCGTTGCCGGCAGCGCCGATGTGGTCAACGCGGTCAACGCCACCGATGGCACCATCGGCTACGTCAGCCCTGACTATGTCGCCACCGGCAACAACGCCGTGGTCGCCCGTGTCAGCAAGAACGCCATGACCGCCGGCACCGCGCCGCTGCCGACCGCCGCCAACGCCCGTACCGCCCTGGGCACCGCCGTCGCCCCTAGCTCCGCGGCCGATCGCGCCGACCCAAGCAAGTGGGTGCCGATCTTCAACGCCGGTGGCATCGTTCCGACCTCGGGCTATCCGATCGTCGGCTACACCAACCTGCTGGTCGGCCAGTGCTACCAGACCGCGGCTGACGCCACCGCCGTGCGCAGCTTCCTGAACGACCTGTACTCCGGCACCAAGGCCGCCACCATCGCCCAGCACTCCTTCGTCAGCCTGCCGGCCGCCTACGCCGCCGAGATCAAGAAGGTGTTCCTGGACAACGGCTACAACGAAGGCACCGACATCGCCAACGCTTCGGTCTGCAACGGCATCGGCCGACTGTAA
- a CDS encoding amino acid ABC transporter ATP-binding protein has product MPLLRVSALHKYYGDNHVLKGVDLSIEEGEVVAIIGRSGSGKSTFLRTLNGLESISDGVIEVDGEYLDAGRADLRALRQKVGMVFQQFNLFPHLTVGENVMLAPQVVKKTGRAEARQLAERMLERVGLGDKIDAYPDRLSGGQQQRVAIARALAMSPKVLLCDEITSALDPELVNEVLGVVRQLAKEGMTLVMVTHEMRFAREVGDKLVFMHQGKVHETGHPRDVFAAPRTAELANFIGAVAGA; this is encoded by the coding sequence ATGCCCCTGCTTAGAGTGTCCGCGCTGCACAAGTACTACGGCGACAACCACGTGCTCAAGGGGGTCGACCTGAGCATCGAGGAGGGTGAGGTGGTGGCCATCATCGGCCGCAGCGGATCGGGCAAGAGCACCTTCCTGCGCACCCTCAATGGCCTGGAGTCGATCAGCGACGGGGTGATCGAGGTGGATGGCGAATACCTCGATGCCGGCCGTGCCGACCTGCGCGCGCTGCGCCAGAAGGTCGGCATGGTGTTCCAGCAGTTCAACCTGTTCCCGCACCTGACCGTGGGCGAGAACGTGATGCTCGCGCCCCAGGTGGTGAAGAAGACCGGCAGGGCCGAGGCACGCCAGTTGGCCGAGCGGATGCTCGAGCGGGTAGGGCTGGGCGACAAGATCGACGCCTACCCTGACCGCCTTTCCGGTGGGCAGCAGCAGCGGGTGGCCATCGCCCGGGCGCTGGCCATGTCACCCAAGGTGCTGCTGTGCGACGAGATCACCTCGGCACTGGACCCGGAACTGGTCAACGAGGTGCTGGGCGTGGTGCGCCAGCTGGCGAAGGAGGGCATGACCTTGGTCATGGTCACCCACGAGATGCGCTTCGCCCGCGAGGTGGGCGACAAGCTGGTGTTCATGCACCAGGGCAAGGTGCACGAGACCGGCCACCCGCGCGACGTGTTTGCCGCACCGCGCACGGCGGAATTGGCCAACTTCATCGGTGCGGTGGCGGGGGCCTGA
- a CDS encoding amino acid ABC transporter permease yields MDFTLWDIVRNLMTGLQWTLLLSLVAFACGSVGGLLLLVARISDRPLLRGAARAFIELFQGTPLLMQLFMVFFGIALFGIDVSAWMAAAIALTLFTSAFLAEIWRGCVEAIPRGQWEASASLAMGRLEQLRHVVLPQALRIAIAPTVGFSVQVVKGTAVTSIIGFTELTKTGGMLANATFEPFLIYGLVAVGYFILCYPLSLSARYLERRLHAPA; encoded by the coding sequence ATGGACTTCACCTTGTGGGATATCGTGCGCAACCTCATGACCGGGTTGCAGTGGACTTTGCTGCTGTCGTTGGTGGCGTTCGCTTGCGGCAGCGTCGGCGGGCTATTGCTGCTGGTGGCGCGGATCAGTGACCGGCCACTGCTGCGCGGCGCCGCCCGCGCGTTCATCGAGCTGTTCCAGGGCACGCCGCTGTTGATGCAGCTGTTCATGGTGTTCTTCGGCATCGCCTTGTTCGGCATCGACGTGTCGGCGTGGATGGCCGCGGCCATCGCCCTGACCTTGTTCACCAGCGCCTTTCTCGCCGAGATCTGGCGCGGCTGCGTGGAGGCGATCCCGCGGGGCCAGTGGGAGGCCTCCGCCAGCCTGGCCATGGGCCGCCTGGAGCAGTTGCGCCATGTGGTCCTGCCCCAGGCGTTGCGCATCGCCATAGCCCCCACCGTGGGCTTCTCGGTGCAGGTGGTCAAGGGCACCGCGGTCACCTCGATCATCGGTTTCACCGAGCTGACCAAGACCGGCGGCATGCTGGCCAACGCCACTTTCGAGCCATTCCTGATCTACGGCCTGGTGGCCGTGGGCTACTTCATCCTCTGCTACCCGCTCTCGCTGAGCGCCCGTTACCTGGAAAGGAGGCTGCATGCCCCTGCTTAG
- a CDS encoding shikimate dehydrogenase, whose protein sequence is MSGTGILAGLIGRGIQASRTPALHEREGDAQALRYLYRLIDADQLGLDDSALPALLDAAERTGFTGLNITFPFKQAILPLLDALSDEARGIGAVNTVVLREGRRVGHNTDCLGFAEGLRRGLPGVARRQVVQLGAGGAGAAVAHALLAEGVERLQLFEVDQARARALVDNLTQRFGVGRAVLGEDLASAVADADGLVNTTPVGMAKLPGTPLPPALLHPRLWVAEIIYFPLETELLRHARALGCRTLDGGTMAVFQAVKAFELFSGRPADAERMQAHFASF, encoded by the coding sequence ATGAGCGGCACAGGCATCCTTGCCGGCCTCATTGGCCGTGGCATCCAGGCCTCGCGCACACCGGCGCTGCACGAGCGTGAAGGCGACGCCCAGGCGCTGCGCTACCTGTACCGGCTGATCGACGCCGACCAGCTGGGCCTGGACGACAGCGCCCTGCCCGCCCTGCTCGATGCCGCCGAGCGCACCGGGTTCACCGGGCTCAATATCACCTTCCCGTTCAAGCAGGCGATCCTGCCGCTGCTCGACGCGCTGTCGGACGAAGCGCGTGGCATTGGCGCGGTGAACACCGTGGTGCTGCGCGAGGGCCGGCGGGTTGGCCACAACACCGACTGCCTGGGCTTCGCCGAAGGCTTGCGGCGCGGCCTGCCCGGCGTCGCGCGGCGTCAGGTGGTACAGCTGGGCGCGGGCGGCGCGGGCGCGGCGGTGGCCCATGCGCTGTTGGCCGAAGGCGTCGAGCGCTTGCAGCTGTTCGAGGTCGACCAGGCCCGCGCCCGGGCACTGGTGGACAATCTCACCCAGCGTTTCGGCGTCGGTCGCGCCGTGCTCGGCGAGGACTTGGCCAGCGCGGTGGCCGACGCCGATGGCCTGGTCAACACCACACCCGTGGGCATGGCCAAGCTGCCCGGCACCCCCTTGCCTCCCGCGCTGCTGCACCCACGGCTGTGGGTGGCGGAGATCATCTACTTCCCCCTGGAGACCGAGCTGCTGCGCCATGCCCGGGCCCTGGGCTGCCGCACCCTGGACGGTGGCACCATGGCAGTGTTCCAGGCGGTCAAGGCGTTCGAGCTGTTCAGCGGGCGCCCGGCCGATGCCGAGCGCATGCAGGCACACTTCGCCAGCTTCTAG
- the quiC gene encoding 3-dehydroshikimate dehydratase QuiC has protein sequence MHRSIATVSLSGTLPEKLEAIAAAGFDGVEIFENDLLYYAGSPREIRQLCTDLGLAITLFQPFRDFEGCPRDRLHKNLDRAERKFDLMQELGTDLVLVCSNVQPDALGDEQLLVDDLRLLAEHAGARGLRIGYEALAWGRHVNTWQQVWNLVRQADHPALGVILDSFHTLSIKGDPNGIRDIPGEKIFFVQMADAPILAMDVLEWSRHFRCFPGQGEMDLAGFLAPILATGYRGPLSLEVFNDGFRAAPTRQNAADGLRSLLYLEEKTRVELEREARAVEPGVLFAPPGASRYDGVEFIEFAVDEAVGARLGGWLKRLGFAEAGEHRSKAVRLLRQGDINIVLNAEPYSFAHNFFEAHGPSLCATALRVNDGQAALRRATAYRGQPFRGLVGPNEREIPAVRAPDGSLLYLVEPDADGPSLYDIDFHLDQNARASGGLKRIDHMALALPAEALDSWVLFYKSVFDFTADDEVVLPDPYGLVKSRALRSHCASLRLPLNISENRNTAIAHALDSYRGSGVHHVAFDCEDIFAEVARAKEAGVPLLEIPLNYYDDLAARFEFDDEFLSELAYYNVLYDRDAQGGELFHVYTEPFEGRFFFEVLQRKGGYAGYGAANVAVRLAAMAKARSGTARTAVL, from the coding sequence ATGCACCGTTCGATCGCCACCGTTTCCTTGAGCGGCACTTTGCCGGAAAAACTTGAAGCCATCGCCGCCGCAGGGTTCGACGGCGTCGAGATCTTCGAGAACGACCTGCTGTACTACGCCGGCAGCCCCCGCGAGATCCGCCAGCTGTGCACGGACCTGGGGTTGGCGATCACCTTGTTCCAGCCGTTTCGCGACTTCGAGGGCTGTCCTCGTGACCGTCTGCACAAGAACCTCGACCGCGCCGAGCGCAAGTTCGACCTGATGCAGGAGCTGGGCACCGACCTGGTGCTGGTGTGCAGCAACGTCCAGCCTGACGCGCTGGGCGACGAACAACTGCTGGTGGACGACCTGCGCCTGCTCGCCGAGCATGCCGGCGCCCGCGGCCTGCGCATCGGCTACGAGGCCCTGGCCTGGGGCCGCCACGTCAACACCTGGCAGCAGGTATGGAACCTGGTGCGCCAGGCCGACCACCCGGCGCTGGGGGTGATCCTCGACAGCTTCCATACCCTGTCGATCAAGGGCGATCCCAACGGCATTCGCGATATCCCCGGCGAGAAGATCTTCTTCGTGCAAATGGCCGACGCGCCGATCCTGGCAATGGACGTGCTGGAGTGGAGCCGGCATTTCCGTTGCTTCCCGGGGCAGGGCGAGATGGACTTGGCGGGTTTTCTCGCGCCGATCCTGGCCACCGGCTACCGCGGTCCGCTGTCGCTGGAGGTCTTCAACGACGGTTTCCGTGCGGCACCGACCCGGCAGAACGCCGCCGACGGCTTGCGCTCGCTGCTGTACCTCGAAGAAAAGACCCGCGTTGAGCTGGAGCGTGAGGCACGCGCCGTCGAGCCTGGCGTGCTGTTCGCGCCGCCTGGCGCAAGCCGTTACGACGGCGTGGAGTTCATCGAGTTTGCCGTCGACGAGGCGGTCGGCGCGCGCCTGGGTGGGTGGCTCAAACGCCTGGGCTTCGCCGAGGCCGGCGAACATCGCAGCAAGGCGGTACGCCTGCTGCGCCAGGGCGATATCAACATCGTGCTCAACGCCGAACCTTACTCGTTCGCCCACAACTTTTTCGAGGCCCATGGTCCGTCGTTGTGCGCCACGGCGCTGCGGGTGAATGACGGCCAGGCCGCGCTGCGGCGCGCCACCGCCTACCGTGGCCAGCCGTTCCGTGGCCTGGTCGGCCCCAACGAGCGCGAGATCCCGGCGGTGCGCGCGCCCGACGGCAGCCTGCTGTACCTGGTGGAACCGGACGCCGACGGCCCGAGCCTTTACGACATCGATTTCCACCTGGATCAGAACGCCCGGGCCAGCGGCGGGCTCAAGCGCATCGACCACATGGCCCTGGCGCTGCCGGCCGAGGCGCTGGACAGCTGGGTGCTGTTCTACAAGAGCGTGTTCGATTTCACCGCCGACGACGAGGTGGTACTGCCTGACCCCTATGGCCTGGTCAAGAGCCGTGCCCTGCGCAGTCACTGCGCCAGCCTGCGGCTGCCGTTGAACATCTCGGAGAACCGCAACACCGCCATCGCCCATGCCCTGGACAGCTATCGCGGCTCGGGCGTGCACCATGTCGCCTTTGACTGCGAGGACATCTTCGCTGAGGTGGCCCGGGCCAAGGAGGCCGGCGTGCCGTTGCTGGAGATCCCGCTGAACTACTACGACGACCTGGCGGCGCGCTTCGAGTTCGATGACGAGTTCCTCAGCGAGCTGGCGTACTACAACGTGCTGTACGACCGCGATGCCCAGGGCGGCGAGCTGTTCCATGTGTACACCGAGCCGTTCGAAGGGCGCTTTTTCTTCGAGGTCCTGCAGCGCAAGGGCGGTTACGCCGGCTATGGCGCGGCCAACGTCGCGGTGCGCCTGGCGGCGATGGCCAAGGCGCGCAGCGGGACGGCGCGCACGGCGGTGTTGTAA
- a CDS encoding TetR/AcrR family transcriptional regulator, which translates to MSDSVAKPEVEGLRRSRKNNPEKTRENILQAAITEFVQQGLAGARVDAIAERTATSKRMIYYYFGSKEQLYVECLVKLYGDIRKTEHSLDLDSLSPEQAIQRLVEFTFDHHADNVDFVRIVCTENIHYGEYVKQSPVIREMSSMVLDALGKILARGVEQGVFRPGIEVIDLHMLMSSFCFYRVSNRHTFGDIFQIDLADEQVKQRQKQVICEAVMRYIKA; encoded by the coding sequence ATGAGTGATTCGGTAGCAAAGCCTGAAGTCGAAGGGCTGCGCAGATCGCGCAAGAACAACCCGGAAAAGACCCGCGAGAACATTCTCCAGGCCGCCATCACCGAGTTTGTCCAGCAGGGCCTGGCCGGTGCCCGGGTCGACGCCATCGCCGAGCGTACCGCCACCTCCAAGCGCATGATCTACTACTACTTCGGCAGCAAGGAGCAGCTCTACGTCGAATGCCTGGTCAAGCTCTACGGCGACATCCGCAAGACCGAGCACAGCCTGGACCTCGACTCGCTGTCGCCTGAACAGGCGATCCAGCGCCTGGTGGAATTCACCTTCGACCACCACGCCGACAACGTCGACTTCGTGCGCATCGTCTGCACCGAGAACATCCACTATGGCGAGTACGTCAAGCAGTCGCCGGTGATCCGCGAGATGAGCAGCATGGTGCTCGACGCACTGGGCAAGATTCTCGCCCGCGGCGTGGAGCAGGGCGTGTTCCGCCCGGGGATCGAGGTGATCGACCTGCACATGCTGATGAGCTCGTTCTGCTTCTATCGGGTGTCGAACCGCCACACCTTCGGCGACATCTTCCAGATCGACCTGGCCGACGAGCAGGTCAAGCAGCGTCAAAAGCAGGTGATCTGCGAGGCGGTGATGCGCTACATCAAGGCCTGA
- the aroQ gene encoding type II 3-dehydroquinate dehydratase — translation MTPRILVLNGPNLNLLGTREPAQYGHETLADLARLCAASAAELGLELEFRQTNHEGELLDWIHAARGRCHGILINPAAWTHTSVAIRDALVASELPVIEVHLSNVHKREPFRHLSFVSSIAVGVICGLGSQGYRMALGYFGEHLREHAA, via the coding sequence ATGACACCCCGAATCCTCGTGCTCAACGGCCCCAACCTCAACCTGCTGGGCACCCGCGAACCCGCCCAGTACGGACATGAAACCCTTGCCGACCTGGCCCGGCTGTGCGCCGCCAGCGCCGCTGAACTGGGCCTGGAACTGGAGTTTCGCCAGACCAACCACGAAGGCGAGCTACTCGACTGGATCCATGCCGCCCGTGGCCGTTGCCACGGCATCCTGATCAACCCTGCCGCCTGGACCCACACCTCGGTGGCCATCCGCGACGCCCTGGTGGCCAGCGAGCTTCCGGTGATCGAGGTGCACCTGTCCAACGTGCACAAGCGCGAGCCGTTCCGTCACCTGTCGTTCGTCTCCAGCATCGCCGTGGGGGTGATCTGCGGCCTCGGCAGCCAGGGCTACCGCATGGCCCTGGGCTACTTCGGCGAACACCTGCGCGAGCACGCGGCATGA
- a CDS encoding amino acid ABC transporter permease, protein MAYQFDFAPVLAQGDLLLRGMLFTLELTLVGTVLGVAIGVLGAVTRAWRLRPFDALFGLYVELIRNTPFIVQLFFIFFGLPALGVRLSEWQAAVLAMVINLGAYSTEIIRAGIQAIPKGQLEAAAALALSRFEAFRHVVLQPALAKVWPALTSQIVIVMLGSAVCSQIATEELSFAANFIQSRNFRAFETYLLTTLLYLLMAIVVRQLLAWIGQRLLMGRR, encoded by the coding sequence ATGGCCTATCAATTCGACTTCGCCCCGGTGCTGGCGCAGGGCGACCTGTTGCTGCGGGGCATGCTGTTCACCCTGGAGCTGACCCTGGTCGGCACCGTGCTCGGGGTCGCCATCGGCGTGCTCGGCGCGGTGACCCGGGCCTGGCGCCTGCGGCCGTTCGACGCGCTGTTCGGGCTGTACGTGGAGCTGATCCGCAACACGCCGTTCATCGTCCAGCTGTTCTTCATCTTCTTCGGCCTGCCGGCGCTGGGCGTGCGCCTGAGCGAATGGCAGGCAGCGGTGCTGGCGATGGTGATCAACCTGGGCGCCTACTCGACCGAGATCATCCGCGCCGGTATCCAGGCGATCCCTAAGGGCCAGCTCGAAGCCGCGGCCGCGCTGGCCCTGAGCCGTTTCGAGGCGTTTCGCCACGTGGTGTTGCAACCGGCTCTGGCCAAGGTGTGGCCGGCGCTGACGAGCCAGATCGTGATCGTCATGCTCGGCTCGGCGGTGTGTTCGCAGATCGCCACCGAAGAGCTGTCGTTCGCCGCCAATTTCATCCAGTCGCGCAATTTTCGCGCCTTCGAGACCTACCTGTTGACCACGCTGCTGTACCTGCTGATGGCCATCGTCGTGCGCCAGCTGCTGGCCTGGATCGGCCAGCGCCTGCTGATGGGGAGACGCTGA
- a CDS encoding transporter substrate-binding domain-containing protein, translating to MKTFRSLFLATLFCATPLAMPLAQADALADITARGVLKVAVPQDFPPFGSVGPDLKPRGLDIDTAQLLADKLGVKLALTPVNSTNRIPFLTTGKVDLVISSLGKNPERAAVIDFSRPYAPFYLAVFGPAEAPVDAIEALAGKTISVTRGAIEDMELSAVAPKGAIIKRFEDNNSTIAAYLSGQVELIASGSVVMAAIAAKNPAKVPVLKVKLKDSPVYVGLAKNEPALLQKVNATLDAARTDGSLNRNAEKWLKQPLPADL from the coding sequence ATGAAGACGTTCCGCTCCCTGTTCCTGGCCACCCTGTTCTGCGCCACCCCTCTGGCAATGCCCCTGGCCCAGGCCGACGCGCTGGCTGACATCACCGCCCGCGGCGTGCTCAAGGTGGCCGTGCCCCAGGACTTCCCGCCGTTCGGTTCGGTCGGCCCGGACCTCAAGCCTCGCGGCCTGGACATCGACACCGCGCAACTGCTGGCCGACAAGCTTGGCGTCAAGCTGGCCCTGACCCCGGTCAACAGCACCAACCGCATCCCGTTCCTCACCACCGGCAAGGTCGACCTGGTGATCTCGAGCCTGGGCAAGAACCCTGAGCGCGCCGCGGTGATCGACTTCTCGCGCCCCTATGCGCCGTTCTACCTGGCGGTGTTCGGCCCGGCCGAGGCACCGGTCGACGCGATCGAAGCCCTGGCCGGCAAGACCATCAGCGTCACCCGCGGCGCCATCGAGGACATGGAACTGAGCGCCGTGGCGCCCAAGGGCGCGATCATCAAGCGTTTCGAGGACAACAACTCGACCATCGCCGCCTACCTGTCCGGGCAGGTCGAGCTGATCGCCAGCGGCAGCGTGGTGATGGCCGCCATCGCCGCAAAGAACCCGGCCAAGGTGCCGGTGCTCAAGGTCAAGCTCAAGGACTCGCCGGTCTACGTGGGCCTGGCCAAGAACGAGCCGGCGCTGTTGCAGAAGGTCAACGCCACCCTCGACGCCGCCAGGACCGACGGCAGCCTGAACCGCAACGCCGAGAAGTGGCTCAAGCAGCCGCTGCCGGCCGATCTCTGA
- a CDS encoding FadR/GntR family transcriptional regulator: MLATATRPVPEIALQAIRQLIEQDGYQPGDALPSQRDLAERLGVSRASLREALSSLSALGLVSVQPGKGVFVLAPATGQPSPGSFAWPYAEQVSAADTFQLRYALEGFAAGQAALALTADDLDALQANVEAMAVELRAGRFEAAARLDFAFHQQLLQASGNRAMLQVITASQDIFLESQKLPFIRPERAMETWQEHRKILRALARRSQAGAQRAMQEHIRNAAARTGVVFAG; the protein is encoded by the coding sequence ATGCTCGCCACCGCCACGCGCCCCGTCCCGGAAATCGCCCTGCAGGCCATCCGCCAACTGATCGAGCAGGACGGCTACCAGCCTGGCGACGCCCTGCCTTCGCAGCGCGACCTGGCCGAACGCCTGGGCGTGAGCCGGGCGTCGCTGCGCGAGGCCTTGTCGTCGCTCAGCGCCCTGGGACTGGTCAGCGTGCAACCGGGCAAGGGGGTGTTCGTCCTGGCTCCGGCCACTGGCCAGCCATCGCCAGGCAGCTTCGCCTGGCCCTATGCCGAACAGGTCTCGGCCGCCGACACCTTCCAGCTGCGTTACGCCCTGGAAGGCTTCGCTGCCGGCCAGGCGGCCCTGGCGTTGACCGCCGATGACCTGGACGCGTTGCAGGCCAACGTCGAGGCAATGGCCGTGGAGTTGCGCGCCGGGCGCTTCGAGGCCGCCGCACGCCTGGACTTCGCCTTCCACCAGCAACTGCTGCAGGCCAGCGGCAACCGCGCGATGCTGCAGGTGATCACCGCCAGCCAGGATATTTTCCTGGAAAGCCAGAAACTGCCGTTCATCCGCCCCGAGCGGGCCATGGAAACCTGGCAGGAGCACCGCAAGATCCTCCGCGCCCTCGCCCGCCGCTCCCAGGCCGGCGCGCAACGGGCAATGCAGGAGCACATCCGCAACGCCGCGGCGCGCACCGGGGTGGTGTTCGCCGGTTGA
- the mqo gene encoding malate dehydrogenase (quinone) has product MNISKTPRWAVATLVLALGLHAHAADSKRVDVLLVGGGIMSSTLAVWLNELEPGWSMEMVERLDKVAEESSNGWNNAGTGHSALAELNYTPEKDGKIDISKAVEINESFQVTRQFLAWQVKQGVLKNPRSFINTTPHMSFVWGDDNIRFLKKRYEALQASPLFKPMQYSEDHAQIAKWVPLMMEGRDPNQKLAVTWTPIGTDVNFGEITRQYVGYLQTRPNFDLKLSSEVENITRNDDGSWHVEYKNLKDGSTSATDAKFLFIGAGGAALPLLQKSGIDEAKDYAGFPVGGSFLVTDNPAIAQRHMAKAYGIAATGAPPMSVPHLDTRVLDGKRMILFGPFATFSTKFLKEGSLLDLFASMSLHNTWPMVRVGVREFDLVQYLIGQLMQSDDDRFAALQTYFPEAKKADWRLWQAGQRVQIIKKDQNQGGVLKLGTEVVTSKDGSIAGLLGASPGASTAPPIMLDLLSKVFKDKVATPEWQAKIKQIIPSYGIRLNEHPDKVQQAWAYTSEVLQLATPSEVAAP; this is encoded by the coding sequence ATGAACATCAGCAAAACGCCCAGGTGGGCAGTCGCGACACTGGTCCTGGCCCTGGGCCTCCACGCCCACGCCGCCGACAGCAAGCGGGTCGATGTGCTGCTGGTGGGCGGCGGCATCATGAGTTCCACGCTGGCGGTCTGGCTCAACGAACTGGAGCCGGGCTGGTCGATGGAGATGGTCGAGCGCCTGGACAAGGTCGCCGAGGAAAGCTCCAACGGCTGGAACAACGCCGGCACCGGCCACTCGGCGCTGGCCGAGCTCAACTACACGCCGGAGAAGGACGGCAAGATCGACATCAGCAAGGCGGTGGAGATCAACGAGTCGTTCCAGGTCACCCGTCAGTTCCTCGCCTGGCAGGTCAAGCAGGGTGTGCTGAAGAACCCGCGCTCATTCATCAACACCACGCCGCACATGAGCTTCGTCTGGGGGGACGACAACATCCGCTTCCTCAAGAAACGCTACGAAGCGCTGCAGGCCAGCCCGCTGTTCAAGCCCATGCAGTACTCCGAGGACCACGCGCAGATCGCCAAGTGGGTGCCGCTGATGATGGAGGGGCGCGACCCCAACCAGAAGCTCGCCGTCACCTGGACGCCCATCGGCACCGACGTCAACTTCGGCGAGATCACCCGCCAGTACGTGGGCTACCTGCAGACCCGGCCCAACTTCGACCTCAAGCTGTCCAGCGAAGTGGAGAACATCACCCGCAACGACGACGGCAGCTGGCACGTCGAGTACAAGAACCTAAAGGACGGCAGCACCTCGGCCACCGATGCCAAGTTCCTGTTCATCGGCGCCGGCGGCGCGGCGCTGCCGCTGCTGCAGAAGTCCGGCATCGACGAGGCCAAGGACTATGCCGGCTTCCCGGTGGGCGGCTCGTTCCTGGTCACCGACAACCCTGCCATCGCCCAGCGCCACATGGCCAAGGCCTACGGCATCGCCGCCACCGGCGCGCCGCCGATGTCGGTGCCGCACCTGGACACCCGGGTGCTCGATGGCAAGCGCATGATCCTGTTCGGGCCGTTCGCCACCTTCTCCACCAAGTTCCTCAAGGAAGGTTCGCTGCTTGATCTGTTCGCCAGCATGTCGCTGCACAACACCTGGCCGATGGTGCGGGTCGGGGTGCGCGAGTTCGACCTGGTGCAGTACCTGATCGGCCAGCTGATGCAGTCCGACGATGACCGTTTCGCTGCGCTGCAGACCTACTTCCCCGAGGCCAAGAAGGCAGACTGGCGCCTGTGGCAGGCCGGCCAGCGGGTGCAGATCATCAAGAAAGACCAGAACCAGGGCGGAGTGCTGAAGCTGGGCACCGAAGTGGTGACGTCCAAGGATGGCAGCATTGCCGGGCTGCTCGGCGCCTCGCCGGGCGCCTCGACCGCGCCGCCGATCATGCTCGACCTGCTGAGCAAGGTGTTCAAGGACAAGGTGGCCACGCCCGAGTGGCAGGCGAAGATCAAGCAGATCATCCCGTCCTACGGCATCCGCCTGAACGAGCACCCGGACAAGGTCCAGCAAGCGTGGGCCTACACCAGCGAGGTTCTGCAACTGGCGACGCCCAGCGAGGTCGCCGCGCCCTGA